DNA sequence from the Acetoanaerobium noterae genome:
GGCTTGGGAATCCAGGTTCTAAATATGAAAAGACAAGACATAATGTTGGGTTTGTCACGGTGGATGTATTGGCAGGACAGCTTGGAATCAAAGTGAACAAGCTAAAATTTAAATCTCTTATAGGAGAGGGGAATATTGGCTCTGAAAAGGTCGTGCTTATAAAGCCGCAGACATATATGAACCTAAGCGGTGAAGCTGTGATGCAGGCTATTAATTTTTATAAGCCAGATCACGATAAAATTTTTGTAATATATGACGATATTGATTTAGATGTTGGAAGACTAAGAATCAGAAAAAAAGGAAGTGGTGGAACTCATAATGGTATGAGGAATATCATTTACTTAACAGGATTTGATGATTTTCCTAGATTTAGAATAGGAGTTTCTAAGCCAAAGAATGGACAGGATTTAGCGAGCTTTGTTACCTCTGGATTTAATAAGGATGAAATTAAACCGCTTTGCGAAGCTATTGACAATACGGCTGATGCTATAGTGCTAGCTATAAAGGAAGATATAGATAAAGCTATGAATAAATACAATGTATAGGTTATAGAGTTTATTGGATTTTTATTTGAGAAGGAGCCTTTGATATGCAAGAAGACATATTTCTTCTGAATTTACAAAATAAAACTGAATTTTCCAGTGTTCTTGGTAATATCAGTCAAAATAAATCACCTCTTCTTATAAATGGGCTTCTTAGTTCTCAAAGAGCTCATATAGCTCATTATTTAAGTGCTAATTTAGAAAAAAAGCTAGTACTTGTAACCTCAAACGAGATTGAAGCTGAGCGTATATATACAGACTTGGAGTTTTATAATCCGGATAGAGTTTTGTTTATTAAAAACGAAGAAACTAGATTTTATGCCATAGAAGCCAAGGATAGAAAAGAAGAAAGCAAAAGAATAGAATCTCTTATTAGGCTTGCGCAGGAAGACTATGACATTCTAGTCTTATCAGTTGAGACTTTAATGAGGAAGTATTTGCCTAAAAGACTTTATGTGGAAAGCAAGCTGGATTTAGAAATAGGTTCAATATGGAATTTGGCAGAGTTAGTTGATTTACTCGTTCATTATGGCTATGAGAGAGAAGCAAGAGTAGAAGGACCAGGGCAGATTTCTCTTCGTGGAGGGATTCTGGATATATACCTGCCAACTGCTGAGCTTCCTTATAGATTGGAATTTTTTGACGATGAAATTGATTCTATACGAACCTTTGATCCGATAAGTCAGAAATCTATAGATAAAATTAAGCAGATTACTATCAGTCCAGCTAGAGAATTTTTATTTAGAGAAGGCTTTGAAGAAGCAGCTAAGAGACTTTCTG
Encoded proteins:
- the pth gene encoding aminoacyl-tRNA hydrolase, with product MYLIVGLGNPGSKYEKTRHNVGFVTVDVLAGQLGIKVNKLKFKSLIGEGNIGSEKVVLIKPQTYMNLSGEAVMQAINFYKPDHDKIFVIYDDIDLDVGRLRIRKKGSGGTHNGMRNIIYLTGFDDFPRFRIGVSKPKNGQDLASFVTSGFNKDEIKPLCEAIDNTADAIVLAIKEDIDKAMNKYNV